From a single Novipirellula caenicola genomic region:
- a CDS encoding DUF1549 domain-containing protein, with protein sequence MIIPNRLHLLLLAAVVSQIAMAADEIAVLPKSFTLSSSEGRQQLMVVQRSDSNPFPAAIIDDHVQWTSGDPEVVAIKNNVAVATGNGSTTITARVGDAVSTTEVTVDGFDDPHQWSFRNDVQSVLSRLGCNTGACHGALAGKGGFRLSLRGYDSQSDFLSITREAKGRRVELSDPGRSLLIAKPSGALPHKGGLRIDTESRDYRVLSSWIAAGAAGPREDDPRLESISVTPAASMLQPGDRTRVLVNAHYDDGRVVDVTHWAVFSATDEAIVTVDESGIVDVVGCGEAAVLVWFGSKVALARMTVPYPYEVADEVYVTSQRRNFIDDLNLAQLKTLNLRPSPRCDDETFLRRATLDSIGRLPSLAEREIFLADPDIERRDRLIERLLSSDDYVDYWTYRWCDILLVNGTRLRPIAVKTYYQWIRDQVQQNKPWDQMVREILTASGLSNENGATNFYALHQTPEEMTENACQAFMGLSIGCAKCHNHPLEKWSNDQYYAMANLFARVRAKGWGGDSRNGDGVRTLYVATSGDLIQPNRGKPQQPAPLDAAPLEFDDPSDRRIVLADWMTDPANPYFARSITNRVWANFFGRGLVEQVDDLRLSNPASNEPLLAATAQYVIDADFDLKKLMRLIMQSETYQRSSIPLAENELEQKYLSRYYPRRLMAEVMLDAIDQTLQTASNFDQVAFPGADKQKTDFYPAGTKAIELYDSAVASYFLDTFGRNPREITCECERSDGQSMVQVLHLSNGETLNPKLADANNRIAKMIAGGKSPSEMIDTLFVAALSRSPSDQERERVLSVVAEYGDDLSTAMQDVAWSVLTSTEFTFNH encoded by the coding sequence ATGATCATCCCGAATCGCTTGCACCTCTTGTTGCTCGCTGCCGTGGTCTCGCAGATCGCGATGGCGGCCGATGAGATTGCGGTGCTGCCGAAATCGTTCACGCTCTCTAGCAGCGAAGGACGGCAACAATTGATGGTCGTTCAGCGGTCCGATTCCAATCCATTCCCCGCTGCTATCATCGATGACCATGTGCAGTGGACTTCTGGTGATCCAGAGGTCGTCGCGATCAAAAACAACGTCGCGGTTGCGACCGGCAACGGATCGACAACGATCACCGCTCGCGTTGGCGATGCGGTGTCGACAACCGAAGTCACCGTCGATGGGTTCGATGATCCTCACCAGTGGAGTTTTCGCAACGATGTTCAATCGGTGTTGTCTCGGTTGGGCTGCAACACCGGTGCTTGCCATGGCGCGTTGGCAGGCAAGGGGGGATTCCGGCTTTCGCTGCGTGGTTACGACAGCCAATCGGACTTCCTCAGTATCACACGAGAAGCCAAGGGGCGTCGTGTCGAGTTGTCGGATCCTGGTCGTAGTTTGTTGATCGCCAAACCGAGTGGCGCGTTGCCACATAAAGGGGGGCTGCGAATCGATACCGAGTCACGTGATTACCGAGTTTTGTCGTCTTGGATCGCAGCGGGGGCGGCGGGGCCACGCGAGGACGATCCACGTTTGGAAAGCATCTCGGTGACTCCGGCGGCAAGCATGCTGCAACCCGGTGATCGAACGCGAGTGCTTGTCAATGCACATTACGACGATGGTCGCGTCGTTGACGTGACTCATTGGGCCGTCTTCTCGGCGACCGATGAAGCGATCGTGACGGTGGATGAATCTGGCATCGTCGACGTGGTCGGCTGTGGTGAAGCCGCGGTGTTGGTGTGGTTTGGCAGCAAAGTCGCATTGGCGCGAATGACCGTGCCCTATCCTTACGAAGTTGCCGACGAGGTGTACGTGACGTCGCAGCGGCGAAATTTCATTGACGATCTGAACCTTGCCCAATTGAAAACACTGAACCTGCGTCCTTCGCCGCGATGTGACGACGAGACATTCCTACGCCGCGCGACGCTCGATTCAATCGGGCGTTTGCCAAGTCTCGCCGAACGCGAAATCTTCTTGGCGGACCCCGATATCGAACGACGCGATCGTTTGATCGAGCGATTGTTGTCCAGTGATGATTATGTTGACTATTGGACCTATCGATGGTGTGACATCTTGCTCGTCAATGGCACACGGCTGCGTCCGATCGCGGTCAAAACCTATTACCAATGGATCCGCGACCAGGTTCAACAAAATAAACCGTGGGATCAGATGGTTCGCGAGATCCTGACGGCCTCGGGATTGAGTAACGAAAATGGTGCGACCAACTTTTACGCGTTGCACCAAACACCTGAAGAGATGACCGAGAACGCTTGCCAAGCATTCATGGGGTTATCGATCGGTTGTGCGAAATGTCATAACCATCCGCTTGAAAAATGGAGTAACGACCAGTACTACGCCATGGCGAATTTGTTCGCGCGGGTGCGTGCCAAGGGTTGGGGCGGGGACAGTCGTAACGGAGACGGTGTGCGTACGCTGTACGTGGCGACGTCTGGGGATCTGATCCAGCCGAATCGTGGCAAGCCACAGCAGCCCGCGCCGCTCGATGCGGCTCCCTTGGAATTCGACGATCCATCGGACCGACGCATCGTTCTTGCCGATTGGATGACCGATCCTGCGAATCCCTATTTCGCTCGCTCGATCACCAACCGTGTGTGGGCAAACTTTTTCGGTCGCGGGTTGGTCGAACAAGTGGATGATCTGCGATTGAGCAATCCCGCCAGCAACGAACCGCTGTTAGCAGCGACGGCCCAATACGTGATCGATGCCGATTTTGACTTGAAGAAGTTGATGCGTCTGATCATGCAAAGTGAGACGTACCAACGCAGCAGTATCCCGCTCGCTGAAAATGAACTCGAACAGAAGTACCTGAGTCGCTATTACCCCCGCCGCCTGATGGCCGAAGTGATGCTCGATGCGATCGACCAAACGTTACAGACGGCATCTAATTTCGATCAGGTCGCGTTCCCGGGGGCCGACAAGCAAAAGACCGACTTTTATCCCGCAGGAACCAAAGCGATCGAGCTGTATGATTCCGCCGTCGCATCGTATTTTCTCGACACGTTTGGCCGCAATCCTCGCGAGATCACTTGTGAATGCGAACGCAGTGATGGTCAGAGCATGGTGCAAGTGCTGCATCTGTCCAACGGCGAAACGTTAAACCCAAAACTAGCGGACGCCAACAATCGAATCGCCAAGATGATTGCTGGCGGAAAATCGCCGTCCGAGATGATTGACACGTTGTTCGTCGCTGCACTGTCGCGGTCGCCATCTGATCAAGAGCGAGAGCGTGTGCTAAGCGTTGTAGCGGAATATGGCGACGATCTTAGTACCGCGATGCAAGACGTTGCCTGGAGCGTGTTGACGAGCACCGAATTTACATTCAACCATTGA
- a CDS encoding DUF1501 domain-containing protein — MLNLTSRGIAHTCDGISRRDFLQVGTLGAIGLSLPELLAAEEIGAVDRSSDKRSCIMIFNLGAPSQVDTFDMKPEAPAEVRGPFKPISTRGDFQLSEILPKHAEVADKFSIVRSCYHTSAAVHDAGWQMMQTGRQFSGGVNYPHAGAVVQYLQGRRSDLPAHVVLPETMGRGGGNLPNGQAGGFLGKAFDPFALMADPSQANFKVPDLLPPSTLGDVRIDRRRRMRDAIEGRMMQLEASESAKMMDKNFESAYRLMSSPQAREAFDLTQETTAVRERYGMNRFGQCCLLSRRLIEAGVRFVTINTFLTVFNEVTWDIHGSKPFTTIEGMKNIVAPMYDQAYSALIADLAQRGMLDDTMVCGLAEFGRTPKVNPAGGRDHWPQCFSCTFAGGGVKGGRAIGASDPMGAVPADRPANPGEVIATIFKSLGLKLHAELPGPAGRPFPLVDFGVREIKELFA, encoded by the coding sequence ATGTTAAATCTAACCTCGCGTGGTATCGCACACACTTGTGACGGCATATCGCGTCGCGACTTTTTGCAGGTCGGCACGCTCGGCGCGATCGGGTTGAGTTTGCCCGAGCTATTGGCGGCGGAAGAAATCGGAGCGGTCGATCGCAGCAGTGACAAACGCAGCTGCATCATGATTTTTAATCTCGGGGCGCCCAGTCAAGTCGACACATTCGACATGAAACCGGAAGCCCCCGCCGAAGTGCGAGGCCCGTTCAAACCGATTTCCACTCGCGGCGATTTTCAACTTTCCGAGATCCTGCCCAAGCACGCCGAGGTGGCGGACAAGTTCTCGATCGTGCGGTCGTGTTACCACACCTCTGCCGCGGTTCACGACGCGGGTTGGCAGATGATGCAAACCGGACGTCAATTCAGCGGCGGCGTGAACTATCCTCACGCCGGAGCGGTGGTCCAGTATCTACAAGGCCGCCGTAGTGACTTGCCCGCCCATGTCGTTTTGCCTGAAACGATGGGCCGCGGTGGCGGCAATTTGCCAAACGGCCAAGCGGGCGGATTTCTGGGCAAAGCGTTCGATCCCTTCGCACTGATGGCCGACCCCAGTCAGGCGAACTTCAAGGTCCCCGATTTGCTTCCCCCTTCGACTCTGGGTGATGTGCGAATCGATCGCCGTCGTCGGATGCGCGATGCGATCGAGGGACGGATGATGCAGCTCGAAGCGTCTGAGTCGGCCAAGATGATGGACAAAAACTTTGAATCGGCTTATCGGCTGATGAGCAGTCCGCAAGCTCGCGAGGCGTTTGATTTGACGCAGGAAACGACGGCGGTACGTGAACGCTACGGAATGAATCGCTTTGGACAATGTTGTTTGTTGTCGCGAAGGTTGATCGAAGCCGGAGTCCGATTCGTTACGATCAATACCTTCTTAACGGTATTCAACGAAGTCACTTGGGATATCCACGGAAGCAAGCCGTTCACAACGATCGAAGGGATGAAGAACATCGTCGCCCCAATGTACGACCAGGCCTACTCGGCATTGATCGCCGATTTGGCGCAGCGGGGGATGCTTGATGACACGATGGTTTGTGGTTTGGCTGAGTTCGGCCGGACTCCCAAAGTCAATCCCGCAGGCGGACGTGACCATTGGCCCCAATGTTTCTCGTGCACCTTTGCTGGCGGTGGCGTCAAGGGCGGCCGTGCGATCGGAGCGAGTGACCCGATGGGAGCGGTGCCCGCAGATCGACCGGCGAATCCCGGCGAAGTGATCGCCACGATCTTCAAAAGTCTAGGACTCAAACTGCATGCCGAACTGCCCGGCCCCGCCGGACGACCGTTTCCTTTGGTTGATTTCGGAGTCCGCGAGATCAAAGAGCTGTTCGCATAG
- a CDS encoding Gfo/Idh/MocA family protein: MKKTPNTPAFRKPSPVASPNRRRFLQTTSAGILAAGVFSELPAAESTSANSKLKLLCVGTANRAAADIDGVKSQDIVGLCDVDKNYLDRAAASFKDAKLYADYREMIANEADKADGIVIGTTDHHHAPAALRAINAGLHCYCEKPLTHTIHEARVIAEAAKAKGVATQMGTQIHAEPNYRRVVEIVQAGVLGDIKEVHVWVGKGWGGGERPEVGQEPPANLDWNLWLGGAPERPYAAGRYHPAQWRRWWDFGQGTLGDMGCHYMDLPFWALNLRHPTSCEAEGPEVHPETCPLGLKVKYKFPARGDMPGVDLTWYDGNLTPKEVAGERVPGSGVMFVGSNGHMYANYSNYKLFPQDKFSDFTPPPKTIPDSIGHHAEWIKACKDGSPTLCNFDYSGALTESVLLGNVAYRTGKQLDWDAKALKATNCPEADQYIKKEYRKGWEVA; encoded by the coding sequence ATGAAGAAAACGCCCAACACTCCTGCGTTTCGAAAACCGTCGCCTGTGGCGTCGCCGAATCGTCGTCGCTTTCTGCAAACGACCAGTGCCGGCATCTTGGCAGCGGGCGTGTTCAGCGAATTGCCTGCAGCCGAATCCACCTCGGCCAACAGTAAACTGAAATTGCTTTGTGTTGGAACCGCCAACCGTGCGGCTGCGGATATTGATGGTGTCAAAAGTCAGGACATCGTCGGTTTGTGTGACGTCGACAAAAACTATCTCGATCGCGCAGCGGCATCATTCAAAGATGCCAAACTGTATGCCGACTATCGCGAGATGATCGCAAACGAAGCTGACAAAGCCGACGGCATCGTGATCGGAACGACCGACCATCATCACGCCCCGGCGGCACTGCGTGCCATCAACGCGGGACTTCACTGCTACTGTGAAAAACCGTTGACCCACACGATTCACGAAGCACGCGTGATCGCCGAAGCGGCCAAGGCCAAGGGGGTGGCAACGCAGATGGGAACGCAAATCCATGCGGAACCGAACTATCGCCGTGTCGTCGAAATCGTCCAAGCCGGCGTGCTGGGCGACATCAAAGAGGTCCACGTTTGGGTCGGCAAAGGTTGGGGCGGGGGCGAACGTCCCGAAGTGGGACAAGAGCCGCCTGCGAATCTCGACTGGAATCTCTGGCTCGGCGGTGCTCCAGAGCGTCCGTATGCAGCCGGTCGTTACCATCCGGCCCAATGGCGTCGTTGGTGGGACTTTGGCCAAGGAACGCTTGGGGACATGGGATGTCACTACATGGATTTGCCATTCTGGGCATTGAATCTGCGTCACCCCACCTCGTGTGAAGCCGAAGGGCCCGAGGTTCATCCGGAAACCTGCCCGCTGGGTTTGAAAGTCAAATACAAGTTCCCGGCTCGAGGCGATATGCCCGGCGTCGACTTGACTTGGTACGACGGCAACCTGACTCCGAAAGAGGTTGCGGGCGAACGCGTTCCTGGCAGTGGCGTGATGTTTGTCGGCAGCAACGGCCACATGTACGCGAACTACTCGAACTATAAGTTGTTCCCGCAAGACAAGTTCTCGGACTTCACTCCGCCGCCGAAAACGATTCCTGATTCGATCGGACATCACGCCGAATGGATCAAGGCGTGCAAAGACGGTTCGCCAACACTGTGTAACTTCGATTACTCGGGCGCGTTGACTGAATCGGTTCTGCTAGGCAACGTTGCCTATCGTACTGGCAAACAACTCGATTGGGACGCCAAGGCCCTCAAGGCCACCAATTGCCCCGAAGCGGACCAGTACATCAAGAAAGAGTATCGCAAAGGCTGGGAAGTCGCCTAA
- a CDS encoding sulfatase gives MVALVRVCLLAVSTWLVTVPWVAAADPARPNILIVTVDDMSADSLGVYGCELSETSPSIDAFAKTALRFEHAHVLVGNCMPGRNIMWSGLYSHVNGVEGFRQNKSPDYPVLCDLAKQAGYFAGIRGKVPHSTPYTPYAWDAVLDTDANGKKHHNKDAASYGKSTADGIRMAEQANKPFCLMVNISDPHKPFYSGPRDANQPSHTFAAEEVPVPGFLFDDPLVREELALYYSSVRRADDCFREIMSALDESGKADTTLVMFLSDHGMPLPFAKTQLYYHSTHTPLMVRWPGVTRPNSKDSTHMVSAIDFLPTLLEVMQQDHPTPEILHGRSFAPLLRGETQSDRDFVILQYNENAGRNRHPMRGIQTREHLYLFNPWSNGKRKFATATTGTVTYRQMIKRAKQESDIAARLHMFDHRVLEELYDLKNDPDCLVNLIDSPAAQQTVQSLRNRLTSSLKQMNDPVAMVLQSHDDVSIREAFMAKEDQLTNASKGKRKSQSPRQ, from the coding sequence ATGGTTGCTCTTGTTCGTGTGTGTCTGCTTGCCGTCTCGACATGGCTCGTGACGGTCCCGTGGGTTGCGGCAGCGGATCCTGCGCGACCAAACATATTGATCGTGACGGTTGATGACATGAGCGCCGATTCACTCGGTGTGTACGGCTGCGAACTATCGGAAACGTCGCCCAGCATCGATGCGTTTGCAAAAACCGCGTTGCGGTTCGAGCATGCTCATGTGTTGGTCGGCAATTGCATGCCAGGCCGCAACATCATGTGGTCGGGACTATATTCTCACGTCAACGGTGTCGAAGGATTTCGGCAAAACAAGTCGCCCGACTATCCGGTGTTGTGCGATTTGGCAAAGCAGGCTGGTTACTTTGCCGGCATCCGTGGCAAAGTCCCCCACTCGACTCCGTACACCCCATACGCCTGGGACGCGGTTCTTGACACCGACGCCAACGGCAAGAAGCACCATAACAAAGATGCCGCAAGCTATGGTAAATCGACCGCCGATGGAATTCGGATGGCAGAGCAAGCGAACAAACCGTTTTGCTTGATGGTCAACATTTCGGATCCCCACAAACCGTTTTACTCGGGACCACGCGATGCGAACCAACCCTCGCACACATTCGCCGCCGAAGAGGTTCCCGTTCCTGGGTTTCTGTTTGATGACCCGTTGGTGCGAGAGGAACTCGCCCTCTATTACTCGTCGGTTCGTCGAGCGGACGATTGTTTTCGCGAGATCATGTCAGCGCTCGACGAATCGGGGAAAGCGGACACAACCTTGGTCATGTTTTTGTCGGACCACGGCATGCCGCTGCCCTTTGCCAAGACACAGCTCTATTATCACAGCACGCACACGCCGCTGATGGTCCGATGGCCCGGTGTCACGCGCCCCAATTCGAAAGACTCCACTCACATGGTTTCGGCTATCGATTTCTTGCCGACGCTGCTTGAAGTGATGCAGCAGGATCATCCTACGCCAGAGATCCTGCACGGACGCTCCTTTGCTCCGCTGCTGCGTGGCGAAACGCAATCCGATCGCGACTTCGTCATTTTGCAATACAACGAGAACGCTGGCCGGAACCGACATCCAATGCGAGGCATCCAGACTCGCGAGCATTTGTACCTGTTCAATCCATGGAGCAATGGCAAGCGAAAATTTGCCACCGCAACCACCGGTACTGTGACGTATCGCCAAATGATCAAACGTGCCAAGCAGGAATCTGACATCGCGGCAAGATTACATATGTTTGACCATCGAGTCCTCGAAGAACTGTACGACTTGAAAAATGATCCCGATTGTTTGGTCAATTTGATCGACAGCCCTGCAGCACAACAAACCGTGCAATCATTGCGAAACCGATTGACGTCGTCTCTGAAACAGATGAACGATCCGGTTGCCATGGTGTTGCAGTCGCACGACGATGTCTCGATTCGCGAAGCTTTCATGGCAAAGGAAGACCAGCTAACCAATGCATCGAAAGGCAAGCGAAAATCGCAATCACCGCGTCAATGA
- a CDS encoding zinc ribbon domain-containing protein: MTSFGMPGAAEIVIIMLILGVLVLPLVLVIAMVIFVRRTNATSQPTHEPLSLDCPSCHVAIPHASAFCPHCGAALTSTDDR; the protein is encoded by the coding sequence GTGACTTCATTTGGAATGCCGGGCGCCGCTGAAATCGTCATTATCATGTTGATCTTGGGCGTGCTGGTGTTGCCGCTCGTGCTTGTGATTGCCATGGTGATTTTCGTCCGCAGGACGAATGCAACGTCGCAACCAACGCACGAGCCACTGTCGCTGGATTGTCCGAGCTGTCATGTTGCCATCCCACATGCAAGTGCGTTTTGTCCTCATTGCGGCGCGGCACTGACATCGACAGACGATCGCTGA
- a CDS encoding ATP-grasp domain-containing protein, whose product MKNHSSRPNLTLVGASVRAAAQSAARAGLSVVGFDLFGDSDCRSVCDQFELISPPIETAAAGATTAAGATALRLHAALRLHDVPSGAASSVLQVGGLSSEVCSDPAVDSLIARSTADMRLRDPDFLADLVAAAGIKFPLTLRAGKASTRFVRQRITSTGERWLWKDASGSGGIHVRWVSDRPDPNCASPDCPGSDCPGSDCPPSGIVDADQASDADSHIYQRWIAGKRFGASYLSDGNETIMLGVCRSLHTRKPPFPFVYGGSYGPVSLTAQQTETLCKLGDTLVTNTGLKGLFGIDVIVDAWQRLWLLEINPRWTASSELIERSLIRRNVIGPCQSLIGSTCRIQFPHLENEIDSPSLAEVRTRLLQNVEVTPRFLKKVVFARKSGNLDRQELARAEMDGIQCYDVPQHAAFISKGHPLCSLIAAAPSQGKAACPASREMRWRESIRIAQASVR is encoded by the coding sequence TTGAAAAATCACAGCTCGCGGCCGAATCTAACGCTTGTCGGGGCTAGTGTGCGAGCGGCCGCACAATCGGCCGCCCGAGCCGGATTGAGTGTCGTCGGGTTCGATTTGTTCGGAGATAGCGATTGTCGATCCGTGTGCGATCAATTTGAGTTGATTTCGCCTCCGATCGAGACGGCAGCCGCGGGTGCCACCACCGCTGCCGGTGCCACCGCGTTGCGTCTTCATGCCGCGTTACGTCTTCATGATGTGCCAAGCGGGGCGGCTTCGTCGGTGCTTCAGGTCGGCGGTTTGTCGAGCGAGGTTTGTTCCGATCCGGCTGTCGATTCCCTAATCGCTCGCTCGACCGCCGACATGCGGCTACGGGATCCCGACTTCTTGGCTGATTTGGTCGCTGCGGCAGGAATAAAATTCCCCCTAACGCTGCGAGCCGGTAAAGCGTCCACGCGGTTTGTTCGCCAGCGGATTACGTCGACGGGAGAGCGATGGCTCTGGAAAGATGCTTCGGGCAGCGGCGGCATCCACGTCCGCTGGGTCTCGGATCGCCCCGACCCAAATTGTGCATCGCCAGATTGCCCTGGCTCAGATTGCCCAGGTTCAGATTGCCCGCCTTCGGGGATCGTCGACGCCGATCAAGCGTCCGACGCTGACTCGCATATTTATCAGCGGTGGATTGCCGGCAAGCGGTTCGGTGCATCCTACCTGAGTGACGGTAACGAAACGATCATGCTCGGCGTGTGTCGTTCACTACACACGCGAAAGCCGCCGTTCCCGTTTGTTTACGGTGGCTCGTATGGTCCCGTTTCGCTCACCGCCCAGCAAACCGAAACGCTGTGCAAGCTGGGCGACACCCTGGTCACTAACACAGGGCTGAAGGGATTGTTCGGTATCGATGTGATCGTTGATGCATGGCAGCGGCTGTGGTTGCTGGAAATCAATCCGCGTTGGACCGCGTCAAGCGAATTGATCGAGCGAAGTCTAATTCGCCGAAATGTGATTGGGCCATGCCAATCGTTGATCGGATCGACATGCAGAATCCAGTTTCCTCATCTTGAAAACGAAATCGATTCGCCATCGCTTGCCGAGGTAAGAACGCGGCTATTGCAAAACGTCGAAGTGACACCGCGGTTTCTGAAAAAAGTTGTGTTCGCACGCAAATCAGGAAACTTGGATCGCCAAGAACTTGCGCGAGCAGAAATGGACGGCATCCAGTGTTATGATGTTCCCCAGCATGCCGCGTTCATTTCCAAGGGGCATCCGCTGTGTAGTCTGATTGCAGCCGCTCCGTCGCAAGGCAAAGCGGCATGTCCCGCATCGCGGGAAATGCGATGGCGGGAAAGCATTCGCATCGCACAAGCGTCCGTGCGTTAG
- the fae gene encoding formaldehyde-activating enzyme, which yields MQFNIGEALVGDGNEIAHIDLMIGSKNGPVGAAFANALSNQSEGHTNLLAVLEPNVAVKPSTVMITKVTIKGMKQAVQMFGPAQAAVAKAVADSVSDGVIPKDQAEDLVCVCGVFIHPHAEDDEKIYNYNYEATKQALVAAMNGKPTVDEMLAKKDSAAHPFKGF from the coding sequence ATGCAGTTTAACATTGGAGAAGCTTTAGTCGGCGATGGTAACGAAATCGCACACATCGACTTGATGATCGGCAGCAAAAACGGACCGGTTGGAGCTGCGTTTGCCAACGCATTGTCGAACCAGAGCGAAGGGCACACGAACCTGCTAGCCGTTCTCGAGCCCAACGTTGCCGTCAAACCGTCGACCGTCATGATCACCAAAGTGACGATCAAAGGGATGAAACAAGCAGTCCAAATGTTTGGCCCGGCTCAAGCCGCCGTCGCCAAAGCCGTTGCCGATTCGGTCAGCGATGGCGTGATTCCGAAGGACCAAGCCGAGGACCTCGTTTGCGTTTGTGGCGTGTTCATTCACCCCCACGCCGAAGACGACGAAAAGATTTACAACTACAACTACGAAGCAACCAAGCAAGCACTCGTCGCTGCAATGAACGGAAAACCGACGGTTGACGAAATGCTTGCGAAAAAGGACTCCGCTGCTCACCCTTTCAAAGGCTTCTAG